One Luteolibacter flavescens genomic region harbors:
- a CDS encoding NAD(P)H-dependent glycerol-3-phosphate dehydrogenase, with product MPDAFPSAAILGTGSFGMALAVLLAPKLSDLVLIGRDEAVVDSINSSHRNPRYLKEIVLPEHVRASTKLSDAAAHPLVLFGVPTAATRQCANDLVGLSRETVLLSCAKGIERNTGERMSEILREVFPHNPVAVVSGPNHAEEIAANLATCAVIGATDEALARNLQELFTAPHFRSYTSDDLAGIELGGAIKNVYAIAAGIAAGLGLGDNAIAALVTRALAEMTRLGVALGGRAETFAGLSGVGDLIATCFSKHSRNHRVGLALGHGKSLEEATTSLGMVAEGVPNTLSIHDAAGKAGVRTPIIDAVFSILYQGKPAAHAMHELLSRDPRPENT from the coding sequence ATGCCTGACGCCTTTCCTTCCGCCGCCATCCTCGGCACCGGCTCCTTTGGCATGGCGCTGGCCGTGCTGCTCGCGCCAAAGCTGTCCGATCTCGTGCTGATCGGCCGCGATGAGGCAGTCGTGGACTCGATCAACTCCAGCCACCGCAATCCCCGCTACCTGAAGGAGATCGTGCTGCCGGAGCATGTCCGCGCCTCGACAAAGCTTTCCGACGCCGCGGCCCATCCTCTGGTGCTCTTTGGCGTGCCGACCGCCGCCACCCGCCAGTGTGCGAACGACCTCGTCGGCCTATCACGGGAGACCGTGCTGCTTTCCTGTGCCAAGGGCATTGAGCGGAACACGGGCGAACGGATGAGCGAGATCCTCCGCGAGGTCTTCCCTCACAATCCCGTCGCCGTGGTCTCCGGGCCCAACCATGCCGAGGAAATCGCGGCCAATCTGGCTACCTGCGCGGTCATTGGTGCTACCGACGAAGCACTCGCTCGCAATCTGCAGGAGCTTTTCACCGCACCGCACTTCCGCAGCTACACCAGTGACGATCTCGCGGGCATCGAGCTCGGTGGCGCGATCAAGAACGTCTATGCGATCGCCGCGGGCATCGCCGCCGGCCTCGGCCTCGGTGACAATGCCATCGCGGCGCTGGTCACGCGCGCGCTCGCGGAAATGACCCGCCTCGGCGTCGCTTTAGGCGGCCGCGCCGAGACCTTCGCCGGGCTTTCCGGAGTCGGCGACCTCATCGCCACCTGCTTCTCGAAGCACTCCCGCAATCATCGCGTCGGCCTGGCGCTCGGCCACGGCAAGTCGCTGGAAGAGGCGACCACCTCGCTCGGCATGGTCGCGGAAGGCGTGCCAAACACCCTCTCGATCCACGATGCCGCCGGAAAGGCAGGTGTCCGCACGCCGATCATCGACGCCGTTTTCTCGATCCTCTACCAAGGCAAACCGGCCGCGCACGCGATGCACGAGCTGCTCAGCCGCGACCCCCGCCCAGAAAACACCTAA
- a CDS encoding alpha/beta hydrolase — MKRLRRLALRLLAIFALLLAVVLAVAGWWGSGRLISPQRRGLQDYHREILAKPADFGLQVQPFVMTDETPGLLVTGIAEPGPAEKGRALREELNGRGIALPPWGSQLGTIVMFYGHSGRKEDHLPICERFCAAGFRCLLVDIPGQGDHPGTVGSFGLLESGLASQALAEASAKFDFPATPAFLFGVSQGGSIALLAAASEPAKWSGVASVATFASLDRPVLRSAEEIVPEQLRFCCPLAAFSVGCATKMRAGYWPADVRPVEAAAKLHLPVMIAHGDRDPYIGIEQGIEIFAAIPDSRKQFRVVEGADHNRVLATGSTALYADLCQFFLKSLEPATAAFERTE; from the coding sequence ATGAAGCGCCTACGCCGTCTCGCCCTTAGACTTCTGGCCATCTTTGCCCTTTTACTCGCCGTCGTGCTGGCTGTGGCCGGTTGGTGGGGATCGGGCAGACTGATCTCGCCGCAGCGGCGTGGCCTGCAGGATTACCACCGGGAAATCCTCGCGAAGCCCGCGGATTTCGGCCTTCAGGTGCAGCCGTTTGTCATGACGGATGAGACGCCGGGCCTGCTGGTCACCGGCATCGCGGAACCGGGTCCGGCGGAGAAGGGACGGGCTCTGCGGGAAGAACTCAACGGACGGGGCATCGCGCTGCCGCCATGGGGTTCACAGCTCGGGACCATCGTGATGTTCTACGGGCACAGCGGGCGGAAGGAGGATCACCTCCCGATCTGCGAACGCTTCTGCGCGGCGGGCTTCCGTTGCCTGCTGGTGGATATCCCCGGACAAGGCGACCACCCCGGCACGGTCGGCAGCTTCGGACTGCTGGAATCGGGATTGGCAAGCCAAGCGCTCGCCGAGGCATCCGCGAAGTTCGATTTCCCAGCGACCCCAGCCTTCCTCTTCGGCGTCTCACAAGGCGGATCGATCGCCCTGCTCGCTGCGGCAAGCGAGCCCGCGAAGTGGTCGGGAGTCGCCAGCGTGGCCACTTTTGCCTCGCTGGATCGCCCGGTGCTGCGCTCGGCGGAGGAGATCGTGCCGGAGCAACTGCGCTTCTGCTGCCCGCTCGCCGCCTTCAGCGTGGGATGCGCCACCAAAATGCGCGCCGGATACTGGCCCGCCGATGTGAGACCGGTGGAGGCCGCGGCAAAGCTGCATCTCCCGGTAATGATCGCGCACGGCGACCGCGATCCCTACATCGGCATCGAGCAGGGCATCGAAATCTTCGCCGCCATCCCCGACTCCCGGAAGCAATTCCGCGTGGTAGAAGGAGCCGATCACAACCGCGTGCTCGCCACCGGCTCCACCGCGCTCTATGCGGACCTCTGCCAGTTCTTCCTGAAGTCGCTGGAGCCTGCGACGGCGGCATTCGAGCGCACGGAGTGA
- a CDS encoding YlbF family regulator translates to MTLLAETSDVMTKTRELCAAIAGDAHFSKLQQDVERFLGDDGARLMYQTVHQRGEELHHKQHSGVKLAPTEIREFEAARDALMSNEVASAFLDAQDELESLQKTIGKYINMTLELGRVPSEQEVAQAEKGGCCGGGGCGC, encoded by the coding sequence ATGACTTTGCTCGCCGAGACGTCCGATGTGATGACCAAGACCCGTGAACTGTGCGCCGCCATCGCCGGTGACGCCCATTTCTCGAAGCTCCAGCAGGACGTGGAGCGCTTCTTGGGCGATGATGGCGCGCGCCTGATGTACCAGACCGTTCACCAGCGCGGTGAGGAGCTGCACCACAAGCAACACTCCGGCGTGAAGCTCGCTCCGACCGAGATCCGCGAATTTGAGGCCGCCCGTGACGCCCTCATGAGCAACGAGGTCGCTTCCGCCTTCCTTGATGCTCAGGACGAGTTGGAGTCGCTCCAGAAGACCATCGGCAAGTACATCAACATGACCCTAGAGCTGGGCCGTGTGCCGAGCGAGCAAGAGGTCGCTCAGGCCGAAAAGGGCGGCTGCTGCGGCGGTGGTGGCTGCGGCTGCTGA
- the plsY gene encoding glycerol-3-phosphate 1-O-acyltransferase PlsY: MQLWLCPLIAFLLGSIPFGLFIARMKGIDIRQHGSGNIGATNVLRVVGKKYGITCLILDALKGFIPTLLAITLIRFEGQETGFTFRGLLDHGYIFSAGDQWKAQSLQVLTGLLSILGHNYSPWVGFKGGKGIATSAGVLIALAPGAVGVLILVWLITFKVSRYVSVASIVAAAMLPPIIIFGSWQHGKIAAGTWNKPLFVFSVVIAALAIWKHRGNIQRLRAGTENRFQPKKKSDA, encoded by the coding sequence ATGCAGCTCTGGCTCTGTCCGCTCATCGCATTCCTCCTCGGGTCGATCCCCTTCGGACTCTTCATCGCCCGGATGAAGGGCATCGACATCCGTCAGCACGGTTCCGGTAACATCGGAGCCACCAACGTGCTGCGCGTGGTCGGGAAAAAATACGGGATCACCTGTCTGATCCTCGATGCGCTGAAGGGATTCATCCCCACGCTGCTGGCCATCACCCTGATCCGCTTCGAAGGGCAAGAAACCGGCTTCACCTTCCGCGGGCTGCTCGATCACGGCTACATCTTCAGCGCGGGAGACCAGTGGAAGGCCCAGTCGCTCCAGGTCCTCACCGGCCTGCTTTCCATCCTGGGGCATAACTACTCGCCGTGGGTGGGCTTCAAGGGAGGCAAGGGCATCGCCACTTCCGCGGGAGTCCTCATCGCCCTCGCACCGGGCGCAGTAGGAGTGCTGATCCTCGTCTGGCTCATCACCTTCAAGGTCAGCCGATACGTCTCGGTCGCCTCCATCGTAGCGGCGGCGATGCTCCCGCCGATCATCATCTTCGGATCATGGCAGCACGGGAAGATCGCTGCAGGCACCTGGAACAAGCCGCTGTTTGTCTTTTCCGTCGTGATCGCGGCCTTGGCGATCTGGAAGCATCGCGGGAATATCCAGCGCTTGCGGGCCGGCACCGAAAACCGCTTCCAGCCCAAGAAAAAGTCCGATGCCTGA
- a CDS encoding glycine-rich domain-containing protein: MKDELLLRLESFELDEPSAPFPFSARLARENGWSREFSRRVIVEYKRFVWLAMRAGHPVTPSEEVDEAWHLHLCYTRSYWDGMCGGVLGKPLHHGPTEGGEKEDAIFADWYERTLESYRRLFGEELPADIWPPAEIRFRPASSRKIDATTHWAVPKRVIKRVLLGGSIAAVLPVLAGCSHLIAAADFGDLLCFLIPVAFVVWIIVLAVKKGGKGGGNGCGGGGCGGTSSGISSCGSSAGDSGSSGCSSSGCGGGGCGGGGD, from the coding sequence ATGAAAGACGAATTGCTACTGCGATTGGAGTCCTTCGAACTTGATGAACCCTCCGCCCCGTTCCCGTTCAGCGCCCGCTTGGCTCGTGAGAATGGTTGGTCCCGCGAATTCTCCCGCCGGGTGATCGTGGAATACAAGCGCTTCGTATGGCTGGCCATGCGGGCGGGCCACCCGGTGACACCGTCCGAGGAGGTCGATGAGGCGTGGCATCTCCACCTCTGCTACACCCGCTCCTACTGGGACGGCATGTGCGGGGGAGTCCTCGGCAAGCCCCTCCATCATGGCCCCACCGAGGGCGGGGAGAAGGAGGATGCGATATTCGCGGACTGGTATGAGCGGACCTTGGAAAGCTACCGCCGCCTCTTCGGCGAGGAACTGCCCGCCGACATCTGGCCACCGGCGGAAATCCGATTCCGGCCTGCATCCAGCCGGAAGATTGATGCCACAACGCACTGGGCCGTCCCGAAGCGAGTGATCAAGCGCGTCCTGCTCGGTGGCTCCATCGCTGCGGTATTGCCCGTCCTTGCGGGCTGCTCCCACCTGATCGCGGCGGCGGATTTCGGTGATCTTCTCTGCTTCCTGATCCCGGTCGCTTTCGTGGTCTGGATCATCGTCCTGGCCGTGAAAAAGGGCGGTAAGGGCGGAGGGAACGGATGCGGAGGAGGTGGCTGCGGAGGCACTTCCTCCGGTATCTCAAGCTGTGGCAGCAGCGCGGGTGACAGCGGTTCCTCGGGCTGCAGCTCCTCCGGTTGCGGAGGCGGGGGCTGTGGTGGAGGCGGAGATTGA
- a CDS encoding DedA family protein, whose product MQIIDFILNIQEHLTAFTREYGTLVYVLLFVIVFCETGLVVTPFLPGDSLLFAVGALAADPLSGLNIWIAAAVLLVAAILGDTVNYWIGRKCGQWMMRKFPKIVKPSHIAKTNEFFVRYGGKTIILARFVPIVRTFAPFVAGSGEMDYKRFMFFNISGAILWVVLILPAGWFFGNIPVVKENFELVVLGIIGFSVLPMVWEIARAKFAKPKEVANGAE is encoded by the coding sequence ATGCAGATCATCGACTTCATCCTGAACATCCAGGAACACCTTACCGCCTTCACCCGAGAATACGGGACACTCGTCTATGTGCTCCTGTTTGTGATCGTCTTCTGCGAGACCGGTCTCGTCGTCACCCCTTTCCTGCCGGGCGATTCGCTGCTCTTCGCCGTGGGTGCGCTCGCTGCCGATCCCCTCTCCGGACTCAATATCTGGATCGCCGCCGCGGTCCTGCTGGTCGCCGCGATCCTCGGTGACACCGTGAACTACTGGATCGGCCGTAAATGCGGCCAGTGGATGATGCGGAAGTTCCCGAAGATCGTTAAGCCGTCGCATATCGCTAAGACCAACGAATTTTTCGTCCGCTACGGCGGCAAGACCATCATCCTCGCCCGTTTCGTGCCCATCGTCCGCACCTTCGCACCCTTCGTCGCTGGATCGGGCGAGATGGACTACAAGCGCTTCATGTTCTTCAACATTTCCGGCGCGATCCTCTGGGTGGTGCTGATCCTGCCCGCCGGCTGGTTCTTCGGGAACATCCCGGTGGTGAAGGAGAACTTCGAGCTCGTGGTGCTCGGTATCATCGGCTTCTCCGTGCTGCCCATGGTTTGGGAAATCGCCCGCGCGAAGTTTGCCAAGCCGAAGGAAGTTGCCAACGGCGCGGAGTAA